One Ranitomeya imitator isolate aRanImi1 chromosome 1, aRanImi1.pri, whole genome shotgun sequence DNA window includes the following coding sequences:
- the LOC138658143 gene encoding C-type lectin domain family 1 member A-like isoform X3, which produces MQPVIRTDMAHDVTYADLRFVEVLQKEKEHSGFRRWSPHLALLFLMLSLILSTITIERTIKYLHVSSELQALSTSHQAINRSLIQNVQSREHVLTTLQRDLQTTEQTVKQLTEETERLASSLQRTEDELQAQRTITNRTQMELERAEKKMSEEQAKFADICPEGWILVGSKCVLLTDVKGKWMDCVEFCKNRGANLIVILWNDLTLQEFLSNKTDDFWVGKEYRWSENFWSWEWPEQYWIQNGNCWKISKRGLMYEKCSEERRCVCEKNLVLTTIRTYASGYDLPYLILSGTEYYCLRTQSGTKASSK; this is translated from the exons GGTTCAGACGTTGGTCTCCGCACTTGGCTCTTCTGTTCCTGATGCTCAGTCTTATACTTTCCACAATTACCATCGAAAGGACAATAAAAT ACCTCCACGTGTCCAGCGAACTCCAGGCTCTTTCTACAAGTCACCAAGCAATAAACAGAAGTCTAATACAGAATGTGCAGAGTAGAGAGCACGTCCTGACCACTCTTCAGAGAGACCTGCAAACTACTGAGCAAACAGTCAAGCAGCTGACGGAGGAGACAGAGAGGCTCGCCTCCTCATTACAACGAACCGAAGACGAGCTGCAGGCCCAGAGAACCATAACAAACAGAACTCAGATGGAGCTGGAAAGAGCGGAGAAGAAGATGAGCGAAGAGCAAGCAAAG TTTGCAGATATTTGCCCAGAAGGTTGGATTCTGGTTGGTAGTAAATGTGTCCTCCTCACAGATGTAAAAGGAAAATGGATGGATTGTGTTGAGTTTTGTAAAAACAGAGGCGCCAACCTTATTGTCATCCTATGGAATGATCTGACGCTTCAG GAATTTCTGTCTAATAAAACAGACGATTTCTGGGTCGGGAAGGAATATAGATGGTCAGAGAATTTCTGGAGTTGGGAATGGCCAGAACAGTACTG GATCCAAAATGGAAATTGTTGGAAAATTAGCAAAAGAGGCTTAATGTATGAGAAATGTTCAGAAGAGAGAAGGTGCGTCTGCGAAAAGAATCTCGTCCTGACGACAATAAGGACGTATGCCTCTGGCTATGATCTCCCGTATCTGATCCTGTCAGGCACAGAATATTACTGCTTGAGAACACAGTCAGGAACAAAAGCATCCAGTAAATGA